The following are from one region of the Corynebacterium hindlerae genome:
- a CDS encoding response regulator — MIRVGIADDEELMRHGLRMLVDSSPDLVCSGEASNGKEALALARECDVLLLDLRMPEMDGLAALPRIKATFPDTEVLVLTAFDTQANVLAALQEGAIGFLLKTTPPRQLLAAIHAAAAGQTLLSPAVLQDLLNQAQPRPVDPGVSTLSEREREVTQLIAAGKTNQEISAELYLSMSTVKTHIARIMEKLDCTNRVQVAIKVLADF; from the coding sequence ATGATCCGGGTGGGCATTGCCGACGATGAAGAGCTCATGCGCCATGGCCTGCGGATGCTCGTCGACTCCTCACCCGATCTCGTGTGTAGTGGAGAGGCCAGCAACGGCAAAGAAGCTCTCGCATTAGCGCGCGAATGTGACGTGCTCTTACTGGATCTACGCATGCCTGAGATGGATGGTTTGGCAGCACTCCCCCGCATCAAGGCTACCTTCCCGGATACTGAGGTCCTGGTTCTGACGGCTTTTGATACCCAAGCGAACGTGCTGGCTGCCCTTCAAGAAGGCGCAATTGGTTTTCTGCTGAAGACGACTCCGCCCCGCCAATTGCTAGCTGCAATCCATGCAGCAGCTGCCGGACAAACGCTGCTATCCCCTGCCGTGTTGCAAGACTTACTTAACCAAGCACAACCCCGTCCGGTTGATCCTGGAGTGTCTACCTTGAGCGAACGGGAACGGGAAGTTACCCAGCTCATTGCTGCAGGGAAGACCAACCAAGAAATATCAGCTGAGCTTTATCTGTCGATGTCCACCGTGAAGACGCACATCGCTCGAATCATGGAAAAACTCGACTGCACCAACCGCGTGCAGGTGGCTATTAAAGTATTGGCGGATTTTTGA
- the ffh gene encoding signal recognition particle protein has protein sequence MFESLSDRLQTALTGLRGKGKLSESDINATAREIRLALLEADVSLTVVRGFIKRIKERAAGAEVSEALNPAQQVIKIVNEELIEILGGETRRINLAKNPPTVVMLAGLQGAGKTTLAGKLAKHLVKQGHTPMLVACDLQRPGAVQQLQIVGERAGVPTFAPDPGTAIDTLEHEMGTSHGDPVDVARRGIEEAKHQQRDFVIVDTAGRLGIDETLMAQARGIRDAINPDEVLFVIDAMIGQDAVQTAEAFRDGVDFTGVVLTKLDGDARGGAALSIREVTGKPIMFASTGEKLEDFDVFHPERMASRILGMGDMLTLIEQAEATLDHEQALQTAQKMGTGELTLDDFLNQMLMVRKMGPIGNILKMLPGGKQMSQMADMVDEKQLDRIQAIIRGMTPAEREDPKILNASRRKRIANGSGVSVSDVNNLVERFFEAKKMMGKMVGQMGMAGIGGGSATKKQRKTRKGKGGKKKPIKNRNRGGMPGMPGGMPSMEELQKMQEQMGGAGMPGMPGMPGMPKLPKGMENIDLSKLKFD, from the coding sequence GTGTTTGAATCTTTGTCCGACCGCCTGCAAACAGCCCTCACGGGCCTGAGGGGCAAGGGCAAGCTCTCCGAAAGCGACATTAACGCCACCGCTCGGGAGATTCGCCTCGCGCTGCTGGAAGCCGACGTCTCACTCACCGTGGTGCGCGGTTTTATTAAGCGCATCAAGGAACGCGCCGCTGGCGCCGAGGTGTCTGAGGCACTGAACCCTGCGCAGCAGGTCATCAAGATCGTCAATGAGGAGCTCATCGAGATCCTCGGCGGCGAGACCCGTCGTATTAACCTGGCGAAGAACCCACCGACCGTCGTTATGCTTGCTGGTTTGCAGGGTGCCGGTAAGACGACCCTCGCAGGTAAGCTCGCCAAGCACCTGGTGAAGCAGGGCCACACTCCGATGCTGGTGGCCTGTGACCTGCAGCGTCCGGGCGCGGTGCAGCAGCTGCAGATCGTCGGTGAACGCGCTGGCGTGCCGACGTTCGCCCCTGATCCAGGTACCGCCATTGACACCCTCGAGCACGAAATGGGTACCTCCCATGGTGATCCAGTTGACGTTGCCCGTCGCGGTATCGAAGAGGCCAAGCATCAGCAGCGTGACTTCGTCATCGTGGACACCGCAGGTCGCCTCGGTATCGATGAAACCCTGATGGCGCAGGCGCGGGGGATTCGCGACGCTATCAACCCAGATGAAGTCCTTTTCGTCATCGACGCCATGATTGGTCAGGACGCAGTCCAAACCGCTGAGGCGTTCCGCGACGGCGTTGACTTCACCGGCGTAGTCCTCACCAAACTTGATGGCGATGCCCGTGGTGGCGCGGCGCTGTCGATCCGTGAGGTCACCGGCAAACCCATTATGTTCGCCTCCACCGGCGAAAAGCTGGAAGACTTCGACGTCTTCCACCCAGAGCGCATGGCCAGCCGCATCCTCGGCATGGGCGACATGCTCACCCTCATCGAGCAGGCCGAAGCGACCCTCGACCACGAGCAAGCGCTGCAAACCGCCCAGAAGATGGGCACCGGCGAGCTCACCCTGGATGACTTCCTTAACCAGATGCTCATGGTCCGCAAGATGGGCCCAATCGGCAACATCCTGAAAATGCTGCCCGGCGGAAAACAGATGTCCCAGATGGCAGACATGGTGGACGAGAAACAACTCGACCGCATCCAGGCCATCATCCGTGGCATGACCCCAGCCGAGCGCGAAGACCCGAAAATCCTCAACGCTTCCCGGCGCAAGCGCATCGCCAACGGCTCCGGTGTGTCCGTCTCCGACGTCAACAACCTGGTCGAGCGCTTCTTCGAAGCCAAGAAAATGATGGGCAAGATGGTCGGCCAAATGGGCATGGCCGGCATTGGTGGTGGCTCCGCCACCAAGAAGCAGCGCAAGACCCGCAAGGGCAAGGGCGGCAAGAAGAAGCCAATCAAGAACCGGAACCGGGGCGGTATGCCGGGAATGCCTGGCGGTATGCCATCCATGGAAGAACTGCAGAAAATGCAAGAACAGATGGGTGGCGCCGGGATGCCTGGTATGCCGGGAATGCCTGGAATGCCGAAGCTGCCGAAGGGTATGGAAAACATCGACCTGAGCAAGCTGAAGTTCGACTAG
- a CDS encoding P-II family nitrogen regulator — protein MKLINAVIQPFMLDDVREALSQLGIHGMTVTEVQGFGAQKAKSEVYRGENYNPGFVSKTKIEILVHAEATEKVIEAIIASARTGKVGDGKIWVTPVDEAIRVRTGERGDEAL, from the coding sequence ATCAAACTAATAAACGCAGTGATCCAGCCATTCATGCTCGATGACGTCCGAGAAGCACTGAGCCAGCTGGGAATCCACGGCATGACAGTTACCGAAGTACAAGGCTTCGGCGCCCAAAAAGCGAAATCAGAGGTCTACCGCGGGGAAAACTACAACCCAGGATTCGTTAGCAAAACAAAAATAGAAATCTTGGTACACGCAGAGGCCACAGAAAAAGTGATCGAAGCTATTATTGCCTCCGCCCGCACTGGGAAAGTGGGAGACGGGAAAATCTGGGTCACCCCCGTTGACGAAGCCATTCGGGTGCGCACGGGAGAGCGGGGGGATGAAGCGCTCTAG
- a CDS encoding ammonium transporter: protein MDTEMFANISWMLVSTALVLIMTPALALFYGGMSRQKSVLNMMMMSFGSLGVVTVIYVLWGWSMSYGTQDIAGLFSNPFEFFGLRGSIGTADAPVISTFGYPTVIEVGYQLTFAVIACALISGALADRVKFGTWLAFTALWSTFVYFPLAHMIWGGGVLSEHAHSVAAWMFGAEDGEAKVPPVDFAGGTAIHISAGTAALLLAILVGKRHTFMRSAHRPHNLPFVMLGAALLWFGWFGFNGGSAHEAGWSAGLATLNTTAAAAAGILGWLLAEKLRDGHATSLGAASGVVAGLVAITPAAGVLTPVTSLILGFFGGFLAAFGVALKFRFKFDDSLDVVGVHLVAGVWGTVGLALFAHGNGIFTGDVSYGFKLLIVQTVVAAVTMLYTGVMTAVIGFALEKTLVWRVDRAVEHGGIDAHVHGETAYDALGMEGK from the coding sequence ATGGATACGGAAATGTTTGCCAACATAAGTTGGATGTTGGTCTCGACAGCGCTGGTGTTAATCATGACACCGGCGCTTGCGCTGTTTTATGGGGGAATGTCCCGCCAAAAGTCCGTGCTGAACATGATGATGATGTCGTTCGGCTCGCTGGGCGTCGTCACCGTTATATACGTGTTGTGGGGCTGGTCGATGTCCTACGGCACACAGGACATTGCAGGGTTGTTTTCCAACCCGTTCGAGTTCTTTGGGCTACGTGGTTCGATCGGTACGGCCGACGCCCCGGTGATCTCCACGTTTGGATACCCGACCGTAATTGAAGTGGGGTACCAGCTCACCTTCGCGGTTATCGCCTGTGCGCTTATCTCAGGAGCGTTAGCGGACCGTGTGAAGTTCGGGACTTGGCTGGCCTTCACAGCACTGTGGTCGACGTTCGTCTATTTCCCGCTCGCCCACATGATTTGGGGCGGGGGAGTACTCTCCGAGCACGCACACTCGGTAGCCGCCTGGATGTTCGGGGCCGAGGACGGCGAAGCCAAAGTACCACCAGTGGATTTCGCCGGTGGCACCGCCATCCACATCTCCGCTGGCACGGCTGCGCTCCTGCTGGCAATACTCGTCGGTAAGCGGCATACCTTTATGCGTTCCGCGCACCGCCCGCACAACCTCCCCTTCGTGATGCTCGGCGCGGCGCTGCTGTGGTTCGGCTGGTTCGGCTTCAACGGCGGTTCGGCGCACGAGGCGGGGTGGTCCGCGGGGTTGGCCACGCTCAACACCACCGCCGCAGCCGCCGCAGGCATTCTCGGGTGGCTACTCGCCGAAAAGCTTCGCGACGGCCATGCCACCTCACTCGGCGCCGCTTCCGGCGTTGTCGCTGGTCTGGTGGCTATTACGCCCGCTGCCGGAGTGCTCACCCCGGTCACCTCCCTGATCCTGGGATTTTTCGGTGGATTCCTCGCAGCCTTCGGAGTGGCGCTGAAATTCCGCTTCAAGTTCGACGACTCCCTCGATGTAGTCGGCGTCCACTTGGTCGCAGGAGTATGGGGCACCGTCGGATTAGCGCTGTTCGCACACGGTAACGGAATCTTCACCGGTGATGTTTCCTATGGTTTCAAGCTGCTCATCGTGCAAACAGTGGTGGCAGCGGTGACGATGCTCTATACCGGAGTGATGACCGCTGTGATTGGGTTCGCGCTAGAGAAGACCCTGGTTTGGCGCGTCGACCGCGCGGTAGAGCACGGTGGCATCGACGCACACGTTCACGGCGAAACCGCCTACGACGCCCTCGGGATGGAAGGAAAATAA
- the ftsY gene encoding signal recognition particle-docking protein FtsY, whose product MNITSLLIGALVVLLLLVVLLVVLGNKRKKDKTVSFTKEEQPKELTREEKSGNYTAAGGFNFAPAKEPELLDGQELKPAEPAAPESVEAVAPVAPEPVVEPEVEPETPVTQEPVEEPEVIAEPVADTPIAQEVAEELAVEPAVEPADEPAQEPVEPSEPEVIAEAEEAAEAAAVTADAAEAALEQTPVPEIEPEPAPAPVEEIEPAAGRLGKLRGKLAKSNNFLGQSVLGMLTAGDLDEDAWEEIEDQLIMADLGTATTMTVVESLREKIAERGVNSEDEARAMLRETLIEVGKPELDRTIKAMPYEGKPAVVLVVGVNGTGKTTTTGKLARVLVSMGHKVLLGAADTFRAAAADQLETWGRRVGAQTVRGAEGADPASVAFDAVSKGVETQADVVLIDTAGRLHTSVGLMDQLGKVKRVVEKKAKVDEVLLVLDATVGQNGLMQARTFRDVVDITGVVLTKLDGTAKGGIVFQVQEELGVPVKLVGLGEGADHLAPFEVESFVDALLA is encoded by the coding sequence ATGAATATTACCTCTCTCCTCATTGGCGCCCTCGTCGTCCTACTCCTGCTCGTTGTGCTGCTGGTCGTGCTCGGCAACAAACGGAAAAAAGACAAGACTGTTTCCTTTACTAAGGAGGAACAGCCGAAGGAGCTGACCCGCGAGGAAAAGAGCGGTAATTACACCGCTGCCGGCGGGTTTAACTTCGCCCCGGCAAAAGAGCCAGAGCTTCTCGACGGCCAGGAACTCAAACCCGCGGAACCCGCAGCGCCGGAGTCTGTTGAGGCTGTCGCTCCCGTTGCGCCAGAACCCGTTGTGGAACCGGAGGTAGAACCTGAAACCCCGGTGACTCAAGAACCAGTTGAAGAGCCTGAGGTTATTGCGGAACCTGTCGCGGATACCCCGATTGCCCAGGAAGTGGCAGAGGAACTGGCGGTGGAACCAGCAGTAGAACCTGCTGACGAACCTGCCCAAGAACCTGTTGAGCCTTCCGAACCGGAAGTCATTGCAGAAGCCGAGGAGGCAGCTGAAGCGGCGGCCGTCACAGCTGATGCAGCGGAGGCTGCCCTGGAGCAGACCCCGGTACCCGAAATAGAGCCGGAACCTGCGCCTGCCCCAGTGGAAGAGATCGAGCCTGCTGCTGGCCGTCTGGGTAAGCTGCGTGGCAAGCTGGCCAAGTCCAACAACTTCCTGGGGCAGTCCGTCCTGGGCATGCTCACCGCTGGTGACCTGGATGAGGACGCGTGGGAGGAGATCGAGGATCAGCTGATTATGGCTGACTTGGGGACCGCGACCACTATGACGGTGGTTGAGTCCCTGCGGGAGAAGATCGCCGAGCGCGGTGTGAATTCCGAAGACGAGGCTCGCGCGATGCTTCGAGAGACGCTGATTGAGGTGGGCAAGCCGGAACTGGATCGCACGATCAAGGCGATGCCGTATGAGGGCAAGCCGGCCGTCGTGTTGGTGGTGGGCGTGAACGGTACCGGTAAGACCACCACGACCGGCAAGCTCGCTCGTGTGCTGGTGTCCATGGGGCACAAGGTGCTGCTGGGAGCGGCGGATACGTTCCGTGCTGCGGCGGCTGATCAGTTGGAGACGTGGGGCCGTCGGGTGGGCGCCCAGACCGTGCGTGGTGCAGAAGGTGCTGACCCAGCATCCGTCGCATTCGATGCGGTGTCTAAGGGCGTCGAAACGCAAGCCGATGTGGTGTTGATCGACACCGCAGGTCGCCTCCACACCTCCGTCGGCCTGATGGACCAGCTGGGTAAGGTCAAGCGCGTGGTCGAGAAGAAGGCGAAGGTAGACGAGGTCCTGCTCGTTCTCGACGCCACCGTCGGCCAGAACGGCCTCATGCAAGCCCGTACGTTCCGCGACGTCGTGGACATCACCGGCGTAGTGCTGACCAAGCTGGATGGCACGGCCAAGGGTGGCATCGTGTTCCAGGTCCAGGAAGAACTCGGGGTCCCGGTCAAGCTGGTTGGCCTCGGCGAAGGCGCAGATCACCTTGCACCGTTCGAGGTGGAAAGCTTCGTGGACGCTCTGCTCGCCTAA
- a CDS encoding cation diffusion facilitator family transporter — protein MNKHHDHGLWHSVKHAIVPHSHDHAHMISDSADAYRIAMRAAWISLAGMAVTAALQIVIVAISGSVGLFADTIHNLGHLVTTIPLIIALRLARRAPSKSFTFGLRRAEDLVGLFIGLVIAASAGMIFVDVIDAMRHPRDMTNIGWVLAAAIIGALGNELVAQYRIRAGRKVGSAALIAEGQHARADALTSLAVVIGAVGAMFGHGRIDAIVGLFIGVMVVGVLVSSMKSVVSRLLDGVDPHLIDTATHVASDQQGILRVSGVRARWLGHELVMDVLAELESGVSVEKLRHMQTELSERMKSRIPRLEELRLLPA, from the coding sequence ATGAATAAGCACCATGACCACGGTCTGTGGCACAGCGTGAAACATGCGATCGTGCCGCATTCGCACGATCACGCGCATATGATCAGCGATTCTGCCGATGCCTACAGAATTGCGATGCGGGCGGCCTGGATTAGCCTCGCAGGAATGGCTGTGACGGCTGCGCTTCAGATTGTCATCGTGGCTATCAGTGGTTCGGTCGGGCTGTTCGCCGACACGATCCACAACCTCGGCCACCTCGTCACCACCATTCCGTTAATTATTGCGTTGCGGTTGGCGCGCCGGGCTCCGTCGAAAAGCTTCACCTTTGGCCTGCGGCGCGCGGAGGACTTGGTGGGCCTGTTCATTGGCCTGGTCATTGCAGCATCTGCCGGGATGATTTTTGTTGATGTCATCGACGCCATGCGCCACCCACGCGACATGACCAACATCGGATGGGTGCTGGCCGCCGCGATCATCGGTGCGCTCGGCAACGAACTTGTCGCGCAATATCGCATCCGGGCGGGACGGAAAGTCGGCTCCGCCGCGCTCATCGCCGAGGGGCAGCATGCGCGCGCCGACGCACTGACCTCCCTCGCCGTGGTTATCGGCGCGGTAGGGGCGATGTTCGGGCACGGCCGGATCGACGCCATCGTGGGCCTCTTCATCGGGGTGATGGTGGTGGGGGTGCTGGTTAGCTCCATGAAGAGCGTGGTCAGCAGGCTTCTTGACGGCGTAGACCCACATCTCATCGACACCGCGACCCACGTGGCCTCAGACCAACAGGGCATTCTCCGGGTTTCGGGGGTGCGGGCCCGCTGGCTCGGGCACGAGCTGGTTATGGATGTGCTGGCGGAACTGGAATCTGGGGTGAGTGTCGAGAAGCTGCGTCATATGCAAACCGAACTTTCGGAGCGCATGAAGAGCAGAATCCCTCGCCTAGAAGAACTTCGATTGCTGCCCGCCTAG
- a CDS encoding ArsR/SmtB family transcription factor, which translates to MHKKDTIHAPDLMHANLAAESFRILSDPTRIRIIWLLLQGEFNVNQLAETLEVTPSVVSQHLAKLKTAQLVNFRREGTFMFYSAKDEHLELLLSEGLSHAEHVAGDVAGNGPHSYRDAMRVKNWHAAHED; encoded by the coding sequence ATGCACAAAAAGGATACGATCCACGCCCCCGACCTCATGCACGCTAACCTCGCTGCAGAGTCTTTCCGCATTTTGAGTGACCCAACCCGTATCCGCATCATCTGGCTGCTGTTGCAGGGCGAATTCAACGTCAATCAGCTGGCCGAGACTTTGGAGGTCACCCCATCGGTGGTGAGCCAGCATCTGGCCAAACTCAAGACCGCGCAGCTGGTGAACTTCCGTAGGGAAGGCACCTTCATGTTCTACTCTGCCAAGGACGAACACTTGGAGCTGTTGCTGAGTGAGGGGCTCTCTCACGCCGAGCACGTCGCTGGTGACGTCGCTGGTAACGGCCCCCACTCATACCGGGACGCAATGCGGGTTAAGAACTGGCACGCAGCCCACGAGGACTAG
- the smc gene encoding chromosome segregation protein SMC produces the protein MHLKSLTLKGFKSFASSTTLKFEPGICAVVGPNGSGKSNVVDALAWVMGEHSAKTLRGGKMEDVIFAGAGDRKPLGRAEVTLTIDNSDGALPIDFTEVSVTRRMFRDGASEYEINGAKARLMDVQELLSDSGIGREMHVIVGQGRLAQILESKPEERRAFIEEAAGVLKHRRRKEKAQRKLVNMQANLDRLTDLTGELKRQLKPLARQAETAQKAATVQAEVRDARLRIAGANLVELQEKLTNVDQQARILAEQVEDLTERLEEATATTVELEAMLERATKESDAAQQLWFQLSALAERVSATVRIAADRATASPDIPYNGPDADDLERRADQAEQQQAELDQAVEIARERLESIREQVEEHEDALKQADQEHLARVRAIADRREGVVRLLAAEESHRAQVTASKAEAERLEEELELTLERAHTATSEHATLLEDIERLTAERAPLEDKHTRAAAEAGAAESRLEQLRTQQRDLERAVSRWESRIDTLKQTAPKHAVQLDDWHPITDFITPHKGMEKALSAALGATAEALSGDNVAQALERIDAEHISRTVLIEASTATEWRMDAQLPKGASWLLDHVDVDKRYARPLTRLLADVVLTDAATAPAVIEHDPRLRAVTPDGTLRGEGWVAVGSGTLAVETAAHIAEAAEELARAQADLADIAGTLQGAIQAAEEARIDAAGAKSALREHDTHLESLARDAERLAKQALASTNEHERMAARVQQAELRAIEAQQQLDETLDRLARVEDQEEEEPSTEERDAAQAALAQVKAMDMEARLSLRTAEERAGQSRGRADQLRRQATHERQAKARHEQAMASRRAARELAKAVERNALLIQDRVADALTNAEQERARTASTKSTVSAELGKAKDEVRELQQQLNKLSDSKHASDIARSQAQVRIEEAQAQAESQLGVPVAVLLSDYAPDEDFDKGAELARLKKAEKALASLGKVNPLALEEFKALEERYEYLAGQLADVEKARADLNGVIEDVDAQILQLFTDAWHDVEREFPAVFGTLFPGGQGRLVLTEPEDMLTTGIEVEARPPGKKVKRLTLLSGGEKSLTALAMLVAIFKARPSPFYVMDEVEAALDDTNLRRLIALFEKLRETSQLIVITHQKPTMDVANVLYGVTMRGDGVTRVISQRMSPAKN, from the coding sequence GTGCACCTTAAATCGCTGACTCTCAAAGGATTCAAGTCTTTTGCCTCGTCAACGACCCTAAAATTTGAACCTGGGATTTGTGCGGTGGTGGGGCCGAACGGTTCGGGTAAATCCAACGTGGTGGATGCGCTGGCGTGGGTGATGGGGGAGCACTCCGCGAAGACGCTGCGTGGCGGGAAGATGGAAGATGTCATCTTCGCGGGTGCGGGGGATCGGAAACCCTTAGGTCGCGCGGAAGTGACCCTGACCATCGATAACTCCGATGGGGCGCTGCCGATTGACTTCACGGAAGTGTCAGTCACGCGTCGGATGTTCCGCGACGGCGCCAGCGAATACGAAATCAACGGTGCGAAGGCGCGCCTGATGGATGTGCAGGAGCTGCTGTCCGATTCTGGTATCGGCAGGGAAATGCACGTGATCGTGGGACAGGGGCGTCTAGCTCAAATCTTGGAGTCCAAACCGGAAGAGCGACGCGCTTTTATTGAAGAGGCCGCGGGTGTGCTCAAGCACCGGCGTCGGAAAGAAAAAGCGCAGCGCAAGCTGGTTAACATGCAGGCGAATCTGGATCGCCTGACGGACCTTACTGGGGAGCTGAAGCGGCAGCTCAAGCCACTGGCTCGCCAGGCCGAAACCGCCCAAAAGGCGGCCACCGTGCAGGCAGAAGTGAGGGATGCAAGGCTGCGCATCGCCGGCGCTAATCTGGTCGAGTTGCAGGAAAAACTCACCAACGTGGACCAACAAGCGAGGATCCTCGCCGAACAGGTCGAAGACCTGACCGAGCGCCTGGAAGAAGCCACCGCCACCACCGTGGAACTTGAAGCGATGCTGGAGCGCGCCACCAAAGAATCAGACGCTGCACAACAGCTGTGGTTTCAGCTGTCCGCGCTCGCTGAGCGCGTGTCCGCTACGGTCCGCATCGCCGCTGATCGTGCCACAGCCAGCCCTGACATCCCTTACAACGGCCCAGACGCCGATGACCTGGAACGACGTGCCGACCAGGCCGAACAACAGCAAGCCGAACTCGACCAGGCCGTTGAGATCGCCCGCGAACGCCTCGAATCCATCCGCGAGCAAGTCGAGGAACACGAAGACGCCCTGAAACAAGCAGACCAGGAACACCTGGCGCGAGTCCGGGCTATCGCAGACCGCCGGGAAGGGGTCGTCAGGCTGCTTGCCGCAGAAGAATCCCACCGAGCGCAGGTGACAGCAAGCAAAGCCGAAGCCGAGCGTCTGGAAGAGGAACTCGAACTCACGCTTGAGCGTGCACACACAGCAACCAGCGAGCACGCCACTCTGCTCGAGGACATCGAACGGCTCACCGCAGAGCGTGCTCCCCTGGAGGACAAGCACACCCGTGCTGCTGCCGAGGCTGGCGCCGCTGAATCCCGCCTCGAACAACTGCGTACTCAGCAGCGAGACTTGGAACGCGCGGTCTCCCGGTGGGAATCCCGCATCGACACGCTCAAACAGACCGCCCCAAAACACGCCGTTCAACTGGATGATTGGCACCCCATTACTGATTTCATTACCCCGCACAAGGGTATGGAAAAAGCGCTGTCCGCGGCACTGGGCGCCACCGCCGAAGCTCTTAGTGGCGACAATGTGGCCCAAGCTCTGGAACGTATTGACGCGGAACACATCTCCCGAACAGTACTCATCGAAGCATCCACCGCCACCGAGTGGCGCATGGACGCGCAACTGCCGAAAGGCGCCTCGTGGTTGTTGGATCACGTGGACGTCGATAAGCGTTATGCACGGCCACTGACCCGGCTGCTTGCCGACGTCGTCCTCACCGACGCCGCCACCGCCCCCGCCGTCATCGAACACGACCCCCGGCTGCGCGCTGTCACTCCGGACGGCACCCTGCGTGGCGAAGGCTGGGTCGCAGTGGGCTCTGGCACCCTGGCCGTGGAAACCGCCGCCCACATCGCCGAAGCCGCTGAGGAACTCGCCCGCGCTCAAGCGGATCTCGCCGACATCGCCGGCACCCTCCAAGGCGCCATCCAGGCTGCGGAAGAAGCTCGCATCGACGCCGCCGGCGCCAAGTCTGCCCTCCGCGAACACGATACCCACCTCGAATCCCTCGCCCGCGATGCCGAACGCCTCGCTAAACAAGCCCTGGCCAGCACAAACGAACACGAACGCATGGCAGCCCGCGTCCAACAAGCCGAGCTGCGCGCCATTGAAGCACAACAACAACTCGACGAGACCCTCGACCGCCTCGCCCGCGTCGAGGACCAGGAGGAAGAAGAACCCTCCACCGAAGAGCGCGACGCAGCCCAAGCCGCCCTTGCCCAGGTCAAAGCCATGGACATGGAAGCCCGCCTGTCGCTACGCACCGCCGAGGAACGCGCTGGACAGTCCCGCGGCCGGGCCGACCAGCTCCGCCGCCAAGCAACCCATGAACGCCAAGCCAAGGCCCGCCACGAACAGGCTATGGCCTCCCGCCGAGCTGCTAGGGAACTTGCCAAGGCAGTGGAGCGCAACGCGCTGCTCATCCAAGATCGCGTGGCGGATGCGCTCACCAATGCAGAACAAGAGCGCGCCCGCACAGCCTCGACCAAGTCCACAGTGAGCGCTGAGCTTGGCAAAGCAAAGGACGAGGTGCGGGAACTCCAGCAGCAGCTGAACAAGCTCAGCGATTCCAAGCACGCCTCGGATATCGCGCGGTCCCAGGCCCAGGTGCGCATTGAGGAAGCGCAGGCCCAAGCGGAAAGCCAACTGGGAGTCCCCGTTGCGGTGCTGCTCAGCGACTATGCCCCGGATGAAGACTTTGACAAGGGCGCGGAGTTAGCGCGCCTGAAAAAGGCTGAAAAAGCGCTGGCCTCGTTGGGTAAGGTTAACCCGCTGGCACTGGAGGAATTCAAGGCGCTGGAGGAACGCTACGAGTATCTGGCCGGTCAGCTCGCCGACGTGGAGAAAGCGCGCGCCGATCTGAATGGCGTGATCGAGGACGTCGACGCCCAAATCCTGCAGTTGTTCACCGACGCATGGCATGACGTGGAGCGCGAATTCCCGGCTGTGTTCGGCACCCTCTTTCCCGGTGGTCAGGGCCGGTTGGTACTCACGGAGCCGGAGGACATGCTGACCACGGGTATTGAAGTGGAGGCGCGCCCGCCAGGCAAGAAGGTCAAGCGCCTGACCTTACTGTCGGGCGGTGAGAAGTCGCTTACGGCGCTAGCGATGCTCGTTGCCATTTTCAAGGCGCGCCCGAGCCCGTTCTACGTCATGGACGAGGTGGAAGCAGCGCTGGACGACACCAACCTGCGTCGCCTCATCGCACTGTTTGAAAAACTGCGGGAAACATCACAGCTCATCGTGATTACCCACCAAAAACCCACCATGGACGTGGCAAATGTGCTGTACGGGGTTACCATGCGAGGAGACGGCGTCACCCGGGTCATCAGCCAGCGGATGAGTCCTGCTAAAAATTAA
- a CDS encoding acylphosphatase produces the protein MNRLTAFVHGHVQGVGFRWHTRAKALELGLTGSATNLVDGRVCVVAEGPAAACESLLAWLRSGTTPGSVTTVIDQWSDPRGLSGFEVR, from the coding sequence ATGAACCGCCTCACCGCGTTCGTCCATGGCCACGTCCAAGGCGTGGGGTTCCGTTGGCACACCCGCGCCAAAGCGCTGGAACTCGGCCTCACCGGCAGCGCCACCAACCTCGTCGATGGCCGGGTGTGCGTCGTCGCCGAAGGACCTGCTGCAGCCTGCGAATCTCTGCTCGCCTGGCTTCGCAGCGGGACGACGCCCGGTTCTGTCACCACTGTCATTGATCAGTGGTCGGATCCCCGGGGCCTCTCAGGGTTTGAGGTGCGCTAG